The proteins below come from a single Tribolium castaneum strain GA2 chromosome 9, icTriCast1.1, whole genome shotgun sequence genomic window:
- the LOC662186 gene encoding protein turtle isoform X1 has protein sequence MGMRTDPRGKSRPLTTVSVPLLVTYTVVAFLAFLFLQTGFCTQTQDGYIHITAILGESVVFNCHVEFPDGHPVPYVLQWQKKVGETGQDIPIYIWYESYPTHSAEGYKGRVSRVSPDSPYGAASLNLTNIRESDQGWYECKVVFLNRSPNSHKNGTWFHLDVHAPPRFTDTPSDVIYVNLGDAIILTCTAEGTPTPEILWYKDANPVDPSATIGIFNDGTELRISNIRHEDIGDYTCIARNGEGQISHTARVIIAGSAVIMVPPTNQTKLEGEKVHFTCEAKAQPGNVTVKWFREGAPVKELASLETRVNIRRDGSLVINPVNSDDSGQYLCEVSNGIGEPQSASAYLNVEYPAKVTFTPTVQYLPFRLAGVVQCYIKANPPLQYVTWTKDKRLLEPYQTKDIVIMNNGSLLFTRVNENHQGRYTCTPYNAQGTQGSSGQMEVLVRKPPVFTIEPEPLYQRKVGDTVEMHCEAQEAEGTQKPTIEWQRRDGSPLPPKRYKIVGGNITIEGLRAKDFGFYQCVASNEVATIVTSTRLVVEGTEPHAPYNLTGNAMEFAVTLSWLPGYSGGPDYKQNYTIWYREAGTSEWSTIPVTPSGSTQIKINRLSPGTTYEFQVVGKNALGDGLMSKVITVKTLDVSLPHKVQATPTPFLPENENSDILDYSNIILPTDSTGRVYYPPIYKPKELLHSGPKPGIPKNLTVTEISNGFLITWQPPTERANLIQHYSIKYRTDGGWKTLNKAQIRPEDTQYLVKNLVGGRTYYFRVVAYSMKSFETSEEVKFSVPARVKHKAITAGVVGGILFFIVAIILSVCAVKICNKRKRRKQEKAYNMVACRITDSRNGGNATDSQVPLKKLRKGRISGLRLIGFIVNWIWPRDRCRTGSSLSWHPDYLHSGSPSKSLGRISRAADGRFVLVDSILSLRTESPSNASSSDDGGFLPRKGVRNRASWRRPLVGYPSQLSLRSDASGQSARGIGGFFNNFGRVPLKPIPTIYTPVTPNFQSSSPATSSALLLTPWSPLYFSDLSSVRYTSSGERSYPTPPGFMQLRSVHERYSQELPSLRAIHEESQGFIPVHPIRESPTQRVRMPPRPRARLLPRHARIARSAPELGSPDHLDRSPESRSSSSGFGSKNTSSQQNHSSQSGSTFTEWRSPPYRPPPPPPSALPPPPPLVGHWLELASSSPSTSDQLHKAVDVGSVDGHYEFDPSTPTPTPSTPTGSRDVDLETGTRKSYGTLRSRYDNIDARVQAMKEEFNEFRKRQAKRRRSHELESAC, from the exons ATGGGCATGCGCACAGACCCACGGGGCAAGTCTCGTCCGCTGACCACCGTTTCGGTACCACTACTCGTCACATATACTGTTGTTGCCTTTTTAGCCTTCTTATTCTTGCAGAcag GCTTCTGTACCCAAACCCAAGATGGTTACATCCACATCACAGCCATTTTGGGTGAGTCGGTGGTATTCAACTGCCACGTGGAGTTCCCGGACGGACACCCTGTGCCGTATGTGTTGCAATGGCAGAAGAAGGTAGGCGAAACG GGACAGGATATACCAATATACATTTGGTACGAAAGCTATCCAACCCACAGCGCGGAAGGTTATAAAGGAAGAGTGTCAAGAGTGTCACCGGACTCTCCTTACGGCGCTGCATCACTCAACCTGACAAATATTCGCGAGTCGGATCAAGGCTG GTATGAGTGCAAGGTGGTGTTCCTCAACCGGTCCCCGAACTCGCACAAAAATGGTACTTGGTTCCACCTCGACGTTCACGCACCTCCCCGCTTCACGGACACCCCTTCCGACGTCATCTATGTCAACTTGGGAGATGCCATCATCCTCACTTGTACAGCTGAAGGCACACCCACACCCGAAATTCTTTGGTATAAAGATGCTAATCCTGTAGACCCCTCAGCCACCATAG GTATTTTCAACGATGGAACGGAATTACGAATTTCCAACATCCGCCACGAAGATATCGGCGATTACACGTGCATTGCGCGGAATGGTGAAGGTCAGATATCGCATACAGCGAGGGTTATAATTGCGGGAAGCGCCGTGATCATGGTTCCTCCAACGAATCAAACGAAGCTAGAAGGGGAGAAAGTGCATTTCACGTGCGAGGCGAAGGCCCAACCCGGCAACGTCACCGTCAAGTGGTTTCGTGAAGGCGCCCCAGTCAAAGAACTTGCTTCGTTGGAGACAAGAGTCAACATCCGGAGGGATGGTTCGCTTGTTATTAACCCCGTCAATTCCGACGATTCTGGACAATATCTGTGCGAAGTCAGCAACGGGATTGGGGAACCCCAGTCAGCGTCAGCATATCTCAACGTCGAAT ATCCAGCAAAGGTGACGTTCACCCCAACCGTTCAGTACTTGCCGTTCCGCTTAGCTGGCGTCGTCCAGTGCTACATCAAAGCGAACCCCCCTCTACAATACGTAACGTGGACCAAAGACAAACGCTTGTTAGAGCCGTATCAGACAAAAGATATCGTAATAATGAACAACGGTTCGCTCCTCTTTACCCGAGTCAATGAGAACCATCAAGGGCGCTACACGTGCACACCTTACAATGCTCAGGGAACGCAGGGCTCTTCCGGTCAAATGGAAGTTCTAGTTCGCAAACCGCCAGTATTCACCATAGAACCCGAACCGCTCTACCAACGCAAAGTCGGCGATACTGTCGAGATGCATTGCGAGGCACAAGAAGCCGAAGGCACGCAGAAGCCAACAATAGAGTGGCAAAGACGGGACGGCAGCCCCTTGCCCCCAAAACGCTACAAAATCGTCGGAGGGAATATTACCATTGAAGGCTTGCGCGCCAAAGATTTCGGTTTCTACCAGTGCGTGGCTTCCAACGAAGTAGCGACGATTGTCACCTCGACTCGGTTAGTGGTGGAAGGAACCGAACCACATGCCCCGTATAATCTGACCGGGAATGCGATGGAATTTGCTGTAACCCTGTCGTGGTTGCCTGGATATAGCGGAGGGCCCGACTATAAACAGAACTATACCATCTGGTATAGGGAAGCTGGGACTTCGGAATGGTCCACTATACCAGTTACGCCTTCAGGTAGCACTCAGATTAAGATCAATCGCCTTTCGCCCGGAACTACCTACGAGTTTCAAGTGGTAGGGAAAAACGCTTTGGGCGATGGTCTGATGAGCAAAGTGATCACCGTCAAAACTTTAG ACGTCAGCCTACCCCACAAAGTACAAGCAACACCAACACCCTTTCTTCCTGAAAACGAAAATTCGG atattttagactatagtaatattattttgcCTACTGATTCAACCGGAAGAGTCTATTATCCACCGATCTACAAGCCTAAAg AACTCTTGCATTCAGGACCAAAGCCAGGTATCCCTAAAAATTTGACTGTAACAGAAATTAGTAACGGCTTTTTGATTACGTGGCAACCACCCACCGAAAGAGCTAATCTAATCCAGCACTACTCAATTAAATACCGAACCGACGGTGGATGGAAAACTTTGAACAAAGCTCAAATTCGACCTGAGGATACTCAGTACTTAG TTAAGAATTTAGTAGGAGGTAGAACGTACTATTTTAGAGTTGTAGCTTATTCAATGAAAAGTTTCGAAACTAGTGAAGAAGTGAAGTTTTCCGTGCCAGCCAGAGTTAAACACAAAGCGATCACAGCGGGCGTTGTGGGTGgaattctgttttttattgtGGCTATAATTCTCTCTGTGTGTGCTGTTAAAATCTGCAATAAACGCAAGCGGCGGAAACAAGAGAAAG CGTATAATATGGTAGCTTGTCGAATTACTGACTCCAGAAACGGGGGAAATGCAACGGATAGCCAAGTGCCTTTGAAAAA ACTTAGAAAAGGCCGAATATCAGGTTTGAGGCTCATCGGTTTCATCGTGAATTGGATATGGCCTCGAGACCGCTGTCGAACGGGCAGCAGCTTAAGTTGGCATCCAGATTACCTCCATTCCGGCTCTCCATCAAAATCTCTGGGCCGCATATCGCGAGCGGCAGACGGTCGCTTCGTCCTAGTGGACTCGATTTTGAGTTTACGAACTGAAAGCCCTTCAAACGCGAGTAGCAGTGACGACGGTGGCTTTTTACCACGCAAAGGAGTACGAAATCGCGCGTCGTGGCGTCGTCCACTCGTCGGTTACCCCAGTCAGTTGAGTCTAAGATCCGACGCTTCCGGACAAAGTGCTCGAGGAATCGGCGGTTTCTTCAACAATTTCGGACGCGTTCCTCTGAAACCGATTCCGACGATCTACACTCCCGTGACACCGAACTTCCAATCGAGTTCGCCAGCCACTTCGAGCGCTTTGCTGCTGACTCCGTGGAGTCCGCTCTACTTCAGCGATTTGAGCTCGGTCCGTTACACCAGTTCGGGGGAGCGTTCATACCCCACCCCCCCTGGGTTCATGCAACTGCGGTCGGTCCACGAACGCTACTCGCAAGAACTGCCATCTCTACGTGCCATCCACGAGGAATCGCAGGGTTTTATCCCGGTTCACCCGATCAGGGAAAGCCCCACGCAGCGCGTGAGGATGCCCCCCAGGCCCAGAGCCCGCCTTTTGCCCCGCCATGCCAGGATAGCTCGGAGCGCCCCCGAATTGGGGTCCCCTGACCACTTGGACCGCTCTCCGGAAAGCCGGTCTAGTTCGAGCGGGTTTGGCAGTAAAAACACTTCCTCTCAGCAAAATCACAGTTCGCAAAGCGGTAGCACTTTCACCGAGTGGAGGTCGCCGCCGTATAGACCGCCTCCGCCGCCCCCGTCAGCCTTGCCGCCTCCGCCGCCCCTCGTGGGACACTGGCTGGAGCTGGCCTCGTCGTCGCCGTCAACCTCCGACCAACTGCACAAAGCTGTGGATGTTGGCAGTGTGGACGGTCACTATGAGTTTGATCCCTCGACACCCACCCCAACACCGTCAACCCCCACCGGGTCCAGGGATGTGGACCTGGAGACCGGGACTAGGAAGAGCTACGGGACGCTGAGGAGTCGCTACGACAACATCGATGCCAGAGTCCAAGCGATGAAAGAGGAATTCAACGAGTTTAGGAAACGACAAGCGAAGAGAAGACGAAGTCACGAATTGGAGAGTGCCTGTTGA
- the LOC662186 gene encoding protein turtle isoform X5, which translates to MGMRTDPRGKSRPLTTVSVPLLVTYTVVAFLAFLFLQTGFCTQTQDGYIHITAILGESVVFNCHVEFPDGHPVPYVLQWQKKDIPIYIWYESYPTHSAEGYKGRVSRVSPDSPYGAASLNLTNIRESDQGWYECKVVFLNRSPNSHKNGTWFHLDVHAPPRFTDTPSDVIYVNLGDAIILTCTAEGTPTPEILWYKDANPVDPSATIGIFNDGTELRISNIRHEDIGDYTCIARNGEGQISHTARVIIAGSAVIMVPPTNQTKLEGEKVHFTCEAKAQPGNVTVKWFREGAPVKELASLETRVNIRRDGSLVINPVNSDDSGQYLCEVSNGIGEPQSASAYLNVEYPAKVTFTPTVQYLPFRLAGVVQCYIKANPPLQYVTWTKDKRLLEPYQTKDIVIMNNGSLLFTRVNENHQGRYTCTPYNAQGTQGSSGQMEVLVRKPPVFTIEPEPLYQRKVGDTVEMHCEAQEAEGTQKPTIEWQRRDGSPLPPKRYKIVGGNITIEGLRAKDFGFYQCVASNEVATIVTSTRLVVEGTEPHAPYNLTGNAMEFAVTLSWLPGYSGGPDYKQNYTIWYREAGTSEWSTIPVTPSGSTQIKINRLSPGTTYEFQVVGKNALGDGLMSKVITVKTLDVSLPHKVQATPTPFLPENENSDILDYSNIILPTDSTGRVYYPPIYKPKELLHSGPKPGIPKNLTVTEISNGFLITWQPPTERANLIQHYSIKYRTDGGWKTLNKAQIRPEDTQYLVKNLVGGRTYYFRVVAYSMKSFETSEEVKFSVPARVKHKAITAGVVGGILFFIVAIILSVCAVKICNKRKRRKQEKAYNMVACRITDSRNGGNATDSQVPLKKLRKGRISGLRLIGFIVNWIWPRDRCRTGSSLSWHPDYLHSGSPSKSLGRISRAADGRFVLVDSILSLRTESPSNASSSDDGGFLPRKGVRNRASWRRPLVGYPSQLSLRSDASGQSARGIGGFFNNFGRVPLKPIPTIYTPVTPNFQSSSPATSSALLLTPWSPLYFSDLSSVRYTSSGERSYPTPPGFMQLRSVHERYSQELPSLRAIHEESQGFIPVHPIRESPTQRVRMPPRPRARLLPRHARIARSAPELGSPDHLDRSPESRSSSSGFGSKNTSSQQNHSSQSGSTFTEWRSPPYRPPPPPPSALPPPPPLVGHWLELASSSPSTSDQLHKAVDVGSVDGHYEFDPSTPTPTPSTPTGSRDVDLETGTRKSYGTLRSRYDNIDARVQAMKEEFNEFRKRQAKRRRSHELESAC; encoded by the exons ATGGGCATGCGCACAGACCCACGGGGCAAGTCTCGTCCGCTGACCACCGTTTCGGTACCACTACTCGTCACATATACTGTTGTTGCCTTTTTAGCCTTCTTATTCTTGCAGAcag GCTTCTGTACCCAAACCCAAGATGGTTACATCCACATCACAGCCATTTTGGGTGAGTCGGTGGTATTCAACTGCCACGTGGAGTTCCCGGACGGACACCCTGTGCCGTATGTGTTGCAATGGCAGAAGAAG GATATACCAATATACATTTGGTACGAAAGCTATCCAACCCACAGCGCGGAAGGTTATAAAGGAAGAGTGTCAAGAGTGTCACCGGACTCTCCTTACGGCGCTGCATCACTCAACCTGACAAATATTCGCGAGTCGGATCAAGGCTG GTATGAGTGCAAGGTGGTGTTCCTCAACCGGTCCCCGAACTCGCACAAAAATGGTACTTGGTTCCACCTCGACGTTCACGCACCTCCCCGCTTCACGGACACCCCTTCCGACGTCATCTATGTCAACTTGGGAGATGCCATCATCCTCACTTGTACAGCTGAAGGCACACCCACACCCGAAATTCTTTGGTATAAAGATGCTAATCCTGTAGACCCCTCAGCCACCATAG GTATTTTCAACGATGGAACGGAATTACGAATTTCCAACATCCGCCACGAAGATATCGGCGATTACACGTGCATTGCGCGGAATGGTGAAGGTCAGATATCGCATACAGCGAGGGTTATAATTGCGGGAAGCGCCGTGATCATGGTTCCTCCAACGAATCAAACGAAGCTAGAAGGGGAGAAAGTGCATTTCACGTGCGAGGCGAAGGCCCAACCCGGCAACGTCACCGTCAAGTGGTTTCGTGAAGGCGCCCCAGTCAAAGAACTTGCTTCGTTGGAGACAAGAGTCAACATCCGGAGGGATGGTTCGCTTGTTATTAACCCCGTCAATTCCGACGATTCTGGACAATATCTGTGCGAAGTCAGCAACGGGATTGGGGAACCCCAGTCAGCGTCAGCATATCTCAACGTCGAAT ATCCAGCAAAGGTGACGTTCACCCCAACCGTTCAGTACTTGCCGTTCCGCTTAGCTGGCGTCGTCCAGTGCTACATCAAAGCGAACCCCCCTCTACAATACGTAACGTGGACCAAAGACAAACGCTTGTTAGAGCCGTATCAGACAAAAGATATCGTAATAATGAACAACGGTTCGCTCCTCTTTACCCGAGTCAATGAGAACCATCAAGGGCGCTACACGTGCACACCTTACAATGCTCAGGGAACGCAGGGCTCTTCCGGTCAAATGGAAGTTCTAGTTCGCAAACCGCCAGTATTCACCATAGAACCCGAACCGCTCTACCAACGCAAAGTCGGCGATACTGTCGAGATGCATTGCGAGGCACAAGAAGCCGAAGGCACGCAGAAGCCAACAATAGAGTGGCAAAGACGGGACGGCAGCCCCTTGCCCCCAAAACGCTACAAAATCGTCGGAGGGAATATTACCATTGAAGGCTTGCGCGCCAAAGATTTCGGTTTCTACCAGTGCGTGGCTTCCAACGAAGTAGCGACGATTGTCACCTCGACTCGGTTAGTGGTGGAAGGAACCGAACCACATGCCCCGTATAATCTGACCGGGAATGCGATGGAATTTGCTGTAACCCTGTCGTGGTTGCCTGGATATAGCGGAGGGCCCGACTATAAACAGAACTATACCATCTGGTATAGGGAAGCTGGGACTTCGGAATGGTCCACTATACCAGTTACGCCTTCAGGTAGCACTCAGATTAAGATCAATCGCCTTTCGCCCGGAACTACCTACGAGTTTCAAGTGGTAGGGAAAAACGCTTTGGGCGATGGTCTGATGAGCAAAGTGATCACCGTCAAAACTTTAG ACGTCAGCCTACCCCACAAAGTACAAGCAACACCAACACCCTTTCTTCCTGAAAACGAAAATTCGG atattttagactatagtaatattattttgcCTACTGATTCAACCGGAAGAGTCTATTATCCACCGATCTACAAGCCTAAAg AACTCTTGCATTCAGGACCAAAGCCAGGTATCCCTAAAAATTTGACTGTAACAGAAATTAGTAACGGCTTTTTGATTACGTGGCAACCACCCACCGAAAGAGCTAATCTAATCCAGCACTACTCAATTAAATACCGAACCGACGGTGGATGGAAAACTTTGAACAAAGCTCAAATTCGACCTGAGGATACTCAGTACTTAG TTAAGAATTTAGTAGGAGGTAGAACGTACTATTTTAGAGTTGTAGCTTATTCAATGAAAAGTTTCGAAACTAGTGAAGAAGTGAAGTTTTCCGTGCCAGCCAGAGTTAAACACAAAGCGATCACAGCGGGCGTTGTGGGTGgaattctgttttttattgtGGCTATAATTCTCTCTGTGTGTGCTGTTAAAATCTGCAATAAACGCAAGCGGCGGAAACAAGAGAAAG CGTATAATATGGTAGCTTGTCGAATTACTGACTCCAGAAACGGGGGAAATGCAACGGATAGCCAAGTGCCTTTGAAAAA ACTTAGAAAAGGCCGAATATCAGGTTTGAGGCTCATCGGTTTCATCGTGAATTGGATATGGCCTCGAGACCGCTGTCGAACGGGCAGCAGCTTAAGTTGGCATCCAGATTACCTCCATTCCGGCTCTCCATCAAAATCTCTGGGCCGCATATCGCGAGCGGCAGACGGTCGCTTCGTCCTAGTGGACTCGATTTTGAGTTTACGAACTGAAAGCCCTTCAAACGCGAGTAGCAGTGACGACGGTGGCTTTTTACCACGCAAAGGAGTACGAAATCGCGCGTCGTGGCGTCGTCCACTCGTCGGTTACCCCAGTCAGTTGAGTCTAAGATCCGACGCTTCCGGACAAAGTGCTCGAGGAATCGGCGGTTTCTTCAACAATTTCGGACGCGTTCCTCTGAAACCGATTCCGACGATCTACACTCCCGTGACACCGAACTTCCAATCGAGTTCGCCAGCCACTTCGAGCGCTTTGCTGCTGACTCCGTGGAGTCCGCTCTACTTCAGCGATTTGAGCTCGGTCCGTTACACCAGTTCGGGGGAGCGTTCATACCCCACCCCCCCTGGGTTCATGCAACTGCGGTCGGTCCACGAACGCTACTCGCAAGAACTGCCATCTCTACGTGCCATCCACGAGGAATCGCAGGGTTTTATCCCGGTTCACCCGATCAGGGAAAGCCCCACGCAGCGCGTGAGGATGCCCCCCAGGCCCAGAGCCCGCCTTTTGCCCCGCCATGCCAGGATAGCTCGGAGCGCCCCCGAATTGGGGTCCCCTGACCACTTGGACCGCTCTCCGGAAAGCCGGTCTAGTTCGAGCGGGTTTGGCAGTAAAAACACTTCCTCTCAGCAAAATCACAGTTCGCAAAGCGGTAGCACTTTCACCGAGTGGAGGTCGCCGCCGTATAGACCGCCTCCGCCGCCCCCGTCAGCCTTGCCGCCTCCGCCGCCCCTCGTGGGACACTGGCTGGAGCTGGCCTCGTCGTCGCCGTCAACCTCCGACCAACTGCACAAAGCTGTGGATGTTGGCAGTGTGGACGGTCACTATGAGTTTGATCCCTCGACACCCACCCCAACACCGTCAACCCCCACCGGGTCCAGGGATGTGGACCTGGAGACCGGGACTAGGAAGAGCTACGGGACGCTGAGGAGTCGCTACGACAACATCGATGCCAGAGTCCAAGCGATGAAAGAGGAATTCAACGAGTTTAGGAAACGACAAGCGAAGAGAAGACGAAGTCACGAATTGGAGAGTGCCTGTTGA